Proteins from one Corynebacterium epidermidicanis genomic window:
- a CDS encoding recombinase family protein — protein MGWAIYCRISKDQKGEGHGVDRQENDCRKFASLHNLEVVDVYTDNDISAFSGATRPAYEQMMQAAKDGQLEGIICWHIDRLYRRSVDLENLVEIVETTGVEVRTVKAGDLDLNTATGRMMARMVATIANYEVDHMTERLKASEEQRAMQGKWRGGYVPHGYRNIKGEGRLEINENEAQWLRRATDLLLEGHSLRSVVKSLNAEGSLTNHGNQWRSVTLRNALLNPTIAGFSTHKKKIVGKAQWPAILEENKWHQIRALLTDPARRTQQGTDRKWQGAGVYRCGKCGGKLYSMGAYGGKRSYMCRECGGVHRSQQPLDALVDRVVIGYLSKPENQITLASKADPKGPDLPKLKNERLQLLSRKTSLGELFGAGVIDRSQLVAGTREVEDALKKLDRKISDISATHPGLALVLNSDDVAAAWGGLSADNRAEVIDMLMTVTVMPGKRGPKFDPELIKIEWK, from the coding sequence TCGACGTCTACACCGACAACGACATTTCCGCGTTTTCAGGCGCCACCCGCCCCGCATATGAGCAGATGATGCAAGCCGCGAAAGACGGTCAACTCGAGGGCATAATATGCTGGCACATTGATCGCCTTTACCGACGCTCCGTCGACCTTGAAAACCTCGTGGAGATCGTCGAAACAACCGGCGTTGAAGTAAGAACCGTCAAGGCCGGAGACCTCGACCTCAACACAGCCACAGGCCGCATGATGGCCCGCATGGTCGCAACGATCGCCAACTACGAAGTAGACCACATGACCGAACGGCTCAAGGCGTCGGAGGAACAACGAGCCATGCAAGGCAAGTGGCGAGGTGGTTACGTCCCCCACGGGTACCGAAACATCAAAGGGGAGGGGCGCCTCGAGATCAACGAGAATGAAGCGCAATGGCTCCGCAGGGCCACGGATCTACTGCTCGAAGGCCACTCGCTCCGCTCCGTCGTGAAGTCCCTGAACGCTGAAGGATCACTGACAAACCACGGCAACCAATGGCGAAGCGTCACACTACGCAACGCCCTGCTCAACCCAACAATCGCCGGATTCTCCACCCATAAGAAGAAGATCGTCGGCAAGGCTCAATGGCCCGCGATCCTCGAGGAAAACAAGTGGCACCAAATCCGCGCCCTGCTCACAGATCCAGCACGTCGAACACAACAGGGCACGGACCGAAAATGGCAAGGCGCCGGGGTCTACAGGTGCGGAAAATGCGGGGGAAAACTCTACTCAATGGGCGCCTACGGCGGCAAACGATCCTACATGTGCCGCGAATGTGGAGGCGTTCACAGATCACAACAGCCACTCGATGCCCTCGTTGACCGCGTGGTTATTGGCTATTTGTCGAAGCCGGAGAATCAAATCACGCTGGCGTCTAAAGCGGATCCGAAAGGGCCCGATCTCCCAAAGTTGAAGAACGAGCGCCTGCAGCTACTCTCTCGCAAGACGTCATTGGGGGAATTGTTTGGCGCCGGGGTTATCGACCGTTCACAACTCGTGGCAGGCACCCGCGAAGTCGAGGATGCACTCAAGAAACTTGACCGGAAGATCAGCGACATTTCAGCCACGCACCCCGGACTCGCGCTCGTGCTCAACTCCGATGACGTAGCAGCGGCGTGGGGTGGGCTGTCTGCCGATAATCGCGCCGAAGTGATCGACATGCTCATGACGGTGACGGTCATGCCCGGTAAGCGCGGCCCAAAATTTGACCCCGAACTAATCAAGATCGAATGGAAGTAA
- a CDS encoding bifunctional DNA primase/polymerase has protein sequence MTNLPINNSEMCMWAVELASQGFEVFPLHPRGTIGHDGEPKEKTPIYFGGHNNASSSCDLAQEIWTDHPNANIGIRVPEGHCVIDIDPRHGGFETFSQILGDNPFPETLTTLTGSEGLHLWFNLPDDRSTRGNNAAPGIDIKTRTGYVVAPGSWHPNGNRYQWERFMEVAMLPDYLEDLVYKPRRPRGHFRRETSWTWGDRNADGLIRCVAEAPDGNRNNILFWAACVAYEDGLRILYQLEDAALSAGLELYEIERTINSAARKIMGAQWNH, from the coding sequence GTGACCAACCTGCCTATCAACAACTCCGAAATGTGCATGTGGGCTGTTGAGCTCGCTAGTCAAGGTTTCGAGGTATTCCCACTCCACCCACGCGGCACAATCGGCCACGACGGGGAGCCGAAGGAAAAAACCCCAATCTATTTCGGTGGCCACAACAACGCATCCTCAAGCTGTGACTTGGCACAGGAAATCTGGACAGATCACCCCAACGCCAACATCGGGATCCGCGTCCCCGAAGGGCACTGCGTTATTGACATTGACCCGCGGCACGGCGGTTTCGAGACGTTCAGCCAAATACTCGGAGACAACCCATTTCCCGAAACCCTCACCACTCTCACAGGCTCCGAAGGCCTGCACCTGTGGTTTAATCTCCCCGATGATCGCTCAACCCGCGGAAACAACGCGGCGCCCGGCATCGACATTAAGACCCGAACTGGCTATGTCGTTGCTCCTGGCTCCTGGCATCCGAACGGCAACCGTTACCAGTGGGAGCGGTTCATGGAAGTTGCAATGCTTCCTGACTACCTTGAGGATCTTGTCTATAAGCCACGGCGCCCACGCGGGCACTTCCGCCGGGAAACCTCATGGACATGGGGCGACCGCAACGCTGACGGCCTCATCCGCTGCGTAGCCGAAGCACCCGACGGCAACCGGAACAACATCCTATTTTGGGCTGCCTGCGTAGCCTACGAGGACGGGCTCCGGATCCTTTACCAGCTCGAGGACGCCGCGCTAAGCGCGGGTCTCGAGTTGTACGAGATCGAGCGCACAATTAACAGCGCCGCCCGAAAGATCATGGGTGCGCAATGGAACCACTAA
- a CDS encoding AAA family ATPase translates to MEPLIKPHKPAKYVDPEAPELPAFHILTREEIDAIPDLEPLIKGVIDQGTVAMLAAQPAAGKTFLALDWACCYATGKRWQGHDTEATGNVLYIAAEGARGIKQRLNAWEQAWKTTVPAAAFHLIDKPVNLGSILQVERLIGQIEAGEYGLVVVDTVARCSLGLEENSATDMGKVVDSLYRIREAMGDHGTVLAVHHTGKSGEVRGSSALLGGVDQLMKLERSGGGLILQDEKRKDGRGLAPIGLRLSESHGSMIIESDAPEFREADHTLLIEMAAIRNALPLTLPQLKAAVDMHDRDVYRQLSYWIDQGRVTSTNEKNPRYNLVEEQGFI, encoded by the coding sequence ATGGAACCACTAATCAAACCACACAAGCCGGCTAAATACGTCGACCCCGAAGCACCGGAACTCCCCGCCTTCCACATCCTCACCCGCGAAGAAATCGACGCCATCCCCGACCTCGAGCCACTCATCAAGGGGGTTATCGACCAGGGGACCGTCGCCATGCTCGCGGCACAACCAGCGGCCGGTAAAACATTCCTCGCGCTCGACTGGGCGTGCTGCTACGCCACAGGCAAACGCTGGCAAGGCCACGACACCGAGGCAACCGGCAACGTCCTATACATCGCAGCGGAAGGCGCCCGCGGTATTAAGCAACGCCTCAACGCATGGGAGCAAGCATGGAAAACCACCGTGCCCGCTGCCGCGTTCCACCTCATCGACAAACCCGTCAACCTCGGATCCATTCTCCAGGTGGAGCGACTCATCGGCCAGATCGAAGCAGGGGAGTATGGGCTCGTAGTAGTCGACACCGTAGCCCGCTGCTCCCTCGGCCTCGAGGAAAACAGCGCAACCGACATGGGCAAAGTAGTCGACTCCCTCTATAGGATCCGCGAAGCGATGGGAGATCACGGCACAGTGCTCGCAGTCCACCACACCGGCAAAAGCGGCGAAGTACGCGGATCCTCCGCGCTACTCGGAGGTGTGGACCAACTCATGAAACTCGAGCGCAGCGGCGGCGGGCTCATATTGCAGGACGAAAAGCGGAAGGACGGGCGCGGACTCGCACCAATTGGGCTACGCCTGTCGGAATCCCACGGTTCCATGATCATCGAAAGTGACGCCCCGGAGTTCAGGGAAGCTGACCACACACTACTGATCGAGATGGCCGCGATCCGCAACGCGCTACCGCTGACCCTGCCACAGCTCAAGGCAGCGGTCGACATGCACGACCGCGACGTCTACCGTCAATTGTCCTACTGGATCGACCAAGGGCGTGTGACCAGCACCAATGAGAAGAACCCCCGATACAACTTGGTTGAAGAACAGGGGTTCATCTGA